A window from Montipora capricornis isolate CH-2021 chromosome 7, ASM3666992v2, whole genome shotgun sequence encodes these proteins:
- the LOC138058168 gene encoding uncharacterized protein: protein MSDFELENSCLSSNSDTASNASDTDENMDFREPTDSENDTEVIESLFAPYTDEPIAPPDYAEAEDDDEDPDGLAAKTLADREDGLIPLANWCKCKHCKTENLGGAMEHRCCVEVLNIQGKLVFDGSIENLDCITQHEEYKAITNKAVLENVAPLLRCKNGRSYRRRSGVTHNEFIRSVAYRWTIRWLCGYMGWENTRPLCACIYHDIRTRYQTRHLQPRGYRHS from the exons ATGTCAGATTTTGAGCTAGAAAATAGCTGCTTATCAAGCAATTCAGACACGGCATCAAATGCATCAGACACAGATGAAAATATGGACTTTCGTGAACCTACAGATAGCGAGAACGATACCGAAGTTATCGAGTCTCTATTCGCGCCCTACACAGACGAGCCGATCGCGCCACCAGACTATGCTGAAGCAgaagatgacgatgaagatCCTGATGGACTAGCTGCAAAGACTCTTGCTGACAGAGAAGATGGTTTAATTCCACTCGCAAACTG GTGTAAATGTAAACATTGCAAGACGGAGAATCTAGGCGGCGCTATGGAGCATCGTTGCTGCGTGGAAGTTTTGAACATTCAAGGGAAATTAGTTTTCGATGGATCCATTGAAAACCTCGATTGTATAACTCAGCATGAGGAGTACAAAGCCATCACAAACAAGGCTGTGCTTGAGAATGTCGCGCCGTTGCTGAGATGCAAGAATGGTCGATCGTACCGACGCCGATCTGGAGTCACACATAACGA GTTTATTCGATCAGTGGCTTATCGGTGGACCATTAGATGGCTCTGTGGCTATATGGGCTGGGAAAACACACGTCCGCTGTGTGCATGTATATACCACGACATCAGAACAAGGTATCAGACAAGACATTTACAGCCAAGAGGATACAGACATTCTTAG